The Deferribacter autotrophicus genomic sequence AACATACAGCAACAATATAAAACTTAACCTAAAAACATATCCAAACAAACTATAACTATTAAAATCCCCACTAAACACTTTTCTCAACTTCCTACTCATAAGCACAAAATTTAATACAGTAGTGAGATAACCAAACGTAAAGTTTTTTACAAATCCATTATCAATCAGTAGTCTGCATACAGTATAC encodes the following:
- a CDS encoding ATP synthase subunit I, with amino-acid sequence MEIKVLIISLIFFVILYTVCRLLIDNGFVKNFTFGYLTTVLNFVLMSRKLRKVFSGDFNSYSLFGYVFRLSFILLLYVIWFQNQKVNIWGLLVGISLIPLTIPLVVIIDERRKTDGTST